A genome region from Microcella alkaliphila includes the following:
- a CDS encoding aminotransferase class I/II-fold pyridoxal phosphate-dependent enzyme, which yields MTTHHNTLDFRLRAPEGVTFALPDSGLGQEFVEAVVQQLTRIEWHQYATLPAEVEASLPWSQNPMVRTTYTRGAEDALLQLVRHASIKQIHCARWSYPGYARIAKRLGLGIQEYASIDQLQGTRPLREDNLVVVTEPGNPFTIGATSALDPSLFGHAHLVVDAAYANPFSPEFALNSANLAAKGVPTVFTLSKTAGLAASRLGGVVALRGTSDSPEQDPRFWDAFSVSVLAVLASKHGRNLLSAFERERSELADQLVRELVRWDLPVVRSQSNLFVTCFSKAVHSASFEHLVDLVQGKRYFDKVGGSLLRIDVSRDNVKALKE from the coding sequence GTGACCACACACCACAACACTCTTGATTTTCGGCTTCGAGCGCCCGAGGGAGTGACGTTTGCCTTGCCAGATTCTGGCCTCGGTCAAGAATTTGTGGAAGCTGTCGTGCAACAACTGACTCGTATCGAATGGCATCAGTACGCCACGCTTCCCGCTGAGGTTGAGGCTTCACTTCCGTGGTCACAAAATCCAATGGTCCGCACGACATACACACGCGGTGCCGAGGATGCGCTGTTGCAGTTGGTGAGACACGCTTCGATTAAACAAATTCATTGTGCTAGGTGGTCCTACCCGGGCTACGCACGAATCGCAAAACGGCTGGGTCTTGGCATACAAGAATACGCGTCGATTGATCAACTTCAGGGGACGAGACCCCTGCGAGAGGACAATTTGGTAGTTGTCACGGAGCCGGGCAATCCGTTTACTATCGGAGCGACGAGCGCGTTGGACCCTAGCCTTTTCGGGCACGCGCATCTGGTAGTTGACGCGGCGTACGCTAACCCTTTCAGCCCGGAATTTGCGCTCAATTCGGCCAATCTCGCAGCCAAAGGCGTGCCGACAGTTTTCACGCTTTCGAAGACAGCCGGCCTGGCCGCATCTCGGCTTGGTGGTGTCGTCGCACTTCGAGGGACATCCGATTCTCCCGAGCAAGACCCGCGGTTTTGGGATGCTTTTTCGGTTAGCGTGCTGGCGGTTCTCGCCTCAAAGCACGGAAGGAACTTGTTGTCGGCTTTCGAAAGGGAAAGGAGTGAACTCGCGGACCAACTCGTCCGAGAACTCGTTAGATGGGACCTTCCCGTGGTTCGTTCTCAGTCAAATCTTTTTGTGACCTGCTTTTCCAAAGCGGTTCATTCTGCAAGTTTCGAACATTTGGTTGATCTCGTCCAAGGAAAGCGCTACTTCGACAAAGTGGGGGGATCTCTCTTGCGTATTGATGTTTCTCGTGACAATGTGAAAGCGCTTAAAGAATGA